The region GGAGGACTCCTGTATCCTGCTTTCCAGCCGGTCCACCAGGCGTTCGATCTCGTCGATGGAGATGGGGCGCTTTTCACAGGCCTTCTTGATGCCTGAGACGATCTTCATCCGGTCGAACGGCTCGCGGCGCCCGTCCTTTTTGCATACCAGGGGAAGCATTTCTTCGATGCGCTCGTGGGTGGTGAACCGCTTGGCGCATCCCTCGCACTCCCGCCGGCGCCTGATGGTGGCTCCCCCCTTGTCGGGGCGCGAGTCCACAACCTTGCTGTCGGGATGGTTGCAAAAAGGGCATTTCACAGTCAGGACCCTCCGGTGTCGCCAATAAATTGTATCACGTCTATGCCGCTTTCGGTGGTCATTTCCCGAGCAAGTTCGTCGGCATACCCCTCGCCGTAGATGATGGCGCGTATGCCGGCGTTGATGATCATCTTGGTGCAGATGATACAGGGCATGGTGGTGCAGTAGAGGGTGGCGCCGTCGATATTGGTGCCGTGGCGTGCAGCCTGGATGATGGCGTTTTGTTCGGCGTGCAGGCCGCGGCACAATTCGTGGCGCTCGCCGGAAGGGACGCGAAGCCGTTCCCGCAGGCAACCGGTGGCGTCACAGTGGCTGATGCCGGAAGGGACGCCGTTGTAGCCTGTGGCAAGGATGTTGCGGTCTTTGACAAGTATCGCCCCGACCTGTCGGCGCAGGCACGTGGAACGCGTCGCGACCAGGCGGGTGATGTCCATGAAGTACTGGTCCCATGATGGGCGGGGCATAAATAACGTCTCTTTGCTCACAAGATGTGCATCAAATTACTCCAATATCCGCATGAGGTCAATATGTAAGCAGCGACATGGTGGGCGGGCGCCGGGCATCCGGGGGGAAACGGTGGGGACGGCACGCCTTATTTGCTTGAAATGTCTAGTATAATTGTCTTTCCGCGAAGGTCTTGCATTTTTGCCGGACGGGTGATAGTATTTAGCAGTCAGACGCGAAGAGTGCTAACACTCTTCCGGGAACGTCATCAATTTCCTTTACAGGAGAATCCATATGGTTACACGTCTTCCGGTTGTAGCCGACAGTTTGACCCTGTATCTTTCGGAGATCAGAAGGTTCCCCATCCTCTCGGAGGACGAGGAGCACCGCTTTGCGGTGAAGTTTTTCGAGGAAAAGGACCTGGAGGCGGCCCATTCGCTGATCACCGCGAACCTGCGGTTTGTGGTCAAGGTGGCCTCCGAATATCGCCATTACGGGATGAAGATGCTCGACCTGATCCAGGAGGGCAATATCGGCCTGATGATGGCGGTGCGCAAGTTCAATCCCTACAAGGGGATCCGCCTGATCTCCTATGCGGTCTGGTGGATACGGGCCTATATCCAGAATCACATCGTCTCCGCCTGGAGCCTCCTCAAGATCGGCACCACCCAGGCGCAGCGCAAGCTGTTCTTCAAGTTGCGGGAAGCCAAGGACGCCATCCGCAGGTTGGGCAACGGGGAGGACGATCTCCATGCCACGGCCCTGTCGCTCAATGTGAGCGATCAGGAGGTGGTGGAGATGGAGCAGCGCCTCCACGGGGAGGCCTCCCTGGATGCTGAGATCCCCGGTGGCGACGGCTTTACGCTGCTGGAAAACCTGGCCGATGACCGGCAAAACCAGGAGGAGGCGCTGTCCGAGTTCCAGGAGAGCCGGCAGCTCCACCAGCAGGTGGCGCAGGTGGTGGCCGGGTTGAACGAAAAAGAGCGCTTCATCGTGGAAAAACGGATAAGCGCCGAAGAACCCCTGACTCTCCAGGAAATCGCCACCCATTTCTCCATCTCGCGGGAACGGGTCCGCCAGATAGAGGAGGGGGCGCTGAAAAAGATGAAGATCGCACTTACCCCACTATTATCGGCAGCTTAGGCGCTGCACCCTCTGGGTGTGACACGGTGGTGCCCCCCCGACAGGACGGGCGTGCGAAAAACTTTTTTTGCAGATCAGAAAAAAACCTTGACTTTGTCGGCGTGTTTCTTTAAATAAACAAATTCTGTTTCGCGATTAATGAAACAAGTGCTGGCGTAGCTCAATTGGTAGAGCAGCTGACTTGTAATCAGCAGGTTGCGGGTTCGAGTCCCATCGCCAGCTCCAGCGAACAGAAAATGGATTACTTGGCTTTAGTACCGTTCTCCCTGGAGGGATTCCCGAGCGGCCAAAGGGAACAGACTGTAAATCTGTCGTCGTACGACTTCGGAGGTTCGAATCCTCCTCCCTCCACCATACAATCATCGGAAGCCGGCAGCAGGTGTGAATCCAGGAGACTTCGGTCGTTTGAACTGGTAAGGATTGTGTTGGGGTGGTTTCCAAATATCTTCATCTGGTAGCGCGGGAGTAGCTCAGTTGGCTAGAGCATCAGCCTTCCAAGCTGAGGGTCGCGGGTTCGAGTCCCGTTTCCCGCTCCAGTTATCGCCCACATAGCTCAGGAGGTAGAGCACTTCCTTGGTAAGGAAGAGGTCTCCGGTTCGAGTCCGGATGTGGGCTCCATTTCATTTCAGCATCACCACAACATAACAGCGTGCAGGTAGACAAAACAAAAGGCAATGAATGAGGAGGGCCTGTTATCATGGCGAAGGCTAAATTCGAGCGTAACAAACCGCATGTAAACATCGGGACGATAGGTCACGTTGACCACGGCAAGACCACTTTGACGGCAGCGATCACGAAGGTATTGGCCGGTAAGGGTCAGGCCGAATTCAAGGCATTCGACCAGATCGACAACGCTCCTGAAGAGCGTGAGCGCGGTATTACGATTGCCACTGCGCACGTTGAATACGAGACGGACAAGCGTCACTACGCCCACGTTGACTGCCCGGGCCATGCCGACTACGTGAAGAACATGATCACTGGTGCCGCGCAGATGGACGGCGCGATCCTGGTCGTGTCCGCCGCCGACGGCCCCATGCCCCAGACGCGTGAGCACATCCTGCTTGCCCGCCAGGTAGGCGTACCCTATATCGTCGTGTTCCTGAACAAGGCCGACATGGTGGACGACGCCGAGCTGCTGGAGCTGGTGGAGTTGGAGATCCGCGAACTGCTGTCCAGCTACGACTTCCCGGGCGACGACATTCCCATCATCAAAGGTTCGGCCCTGCAGGCGCTGAACGGCGAGAAGGGCGAACTGGCCGAGCCGGCCATCATTGCCCTGATGGATGCGGTCGATGCCTACATCCCCGATCCGGAGCGCGCCATCGACAAGCCGTTCCTGATGCCGGTGGAAGACGTGTTCTCCATCTCCGGTCGCGGTACGGTTGCCACCGGCCGTGTTGAGCGCGGTATCGTCAAGGTTGGCGAAGAGGTCGAGATCGTCGGCATCAAGGCCACGGCCAAGACCACGGTTACGGGCGTGGAGATGTTCCGCAAGCTGCTGGACGAAGGTCGTGCCGGCGACAACATCGGTGCGCTGCTGCGCGGCGTGAAGCGTGAGGACATCGAGCGCGGCCAGGTGTTGGCGAAGCCGGGCAGCATCACCCCGCACACCAAGTTCAAGGCCGAAGCGTACGTCCTGACCAAGGAAGAGGGTGGCCGCCATACTCCGTTCTTCAACGGGTACCGTCCGCAGTTCTACTTCCGTACCACGGACGTGACGGGCGTTGCCGAACTTCCCGCGGGTATTGAGATGGTCATGCCGGGCGACAACGTTGCCATGACCGTGAAACTGATCACCCCGATCGCCATGGACGAAGGTTTGCGTTTCGCCATCCGTGAAGGTGGCCGTACCGTTGGCGCCGGCGTCGTCAGCTCGATCATCGAATAATTTCCGAACGCCGCTGCGGTCGTCTCCGGCCGCAGCGGCGTCACTGTTAAAGGAATAGTCAAATGAGAGACATTATTACCCTTTCCTGCACCGAGTGTAAGCAGAAGAATTACACGACCACCAAGAACAAACGGACCAAGCCGGAGAAACTCGAATTCAGCAAGTATTGCCGTTTTTGTCGTAAACACACTCCTCACAAGGAATCCAAATAATCGTTGTTTTCGGGCGTGCAGGCCAGTAGCTCTAACGGCTAGAGCGCCGGTCTCCAAAACCGGATGTTGGGGGTTCGAATCCCTCCTGGCCTGCCATTTTTCCCATCAGCGTTCAGCGAGCGGGAAAACGCCACTGACGGTGGCGTGACACCAAAGACGGTTTGTCGGTCACTACAGGAGCTCACGTGCAAAACGTAAAAACTTTTCTCGAATCGGTTAAGATTGAGCTTGGCAAGGTTACCTGGCCAACCCGTAAGGAAACCGTGGCCACAACCGGCGTTGTGGTCGTCATCATCTTTCTTATCTCGATTTACCTGGGGGCTTGCGATATCGTCCTGGCCAAGCTGATGCGGCTTATACTGGGATAAAGGATTTATTATGTCCAAAAAGTGGTATGGGGTTCACACCTATTCAGGATTTGAAAACAAAGTCAGGCTGAACCTGAATGAACGCATAAAGAACGAAGGCGTGGAGGAGTTTTTCGAAGAGATCCTGATCCCCTCCGAAACCGTCGTCGAGTTGAAAAAGGGTGAAAAGAAAACCTCTTCCCGCAAGTTTTTCCCCGGTTACATCCTCGTCAAGATGGAGCTGACCGACGAGACGTGGCACATTGTGAAGGAAACAGCCAAGGTCACCGGCTTTGTGGGCGGCAACACGCCGTTTCCCATCAGTGATGAAGAAGTGAACAAGATTTCCCGCCGCATGGAAGAGGGCGCTGAAAAACCGCGGCCGAAGGTGCAGTTCGAAGTCGGCGAGACCGTGAGGGTCGTCGATGGTCCCTTCCTCAACTTCTCGGGTATTGTGGAAGACGTCAAGCCGGACAAGGGCAAGTTGCGCGTCACGGTCACGATTTTTGGCCGGGCGACGCCGGTCGAGCTCGAATTCATGCAGGTGGAAAAGAATTAATTCGCGAACAAGCGTCATAATAGAGAAACGGCATTTGTCACACAAAGGAGCACCATAATGGCAAAGAAGATCACAGGCTATATCAAGCTGCAAGTACCCGCCGGCAAGGCTAATCCGTCACCTCCCATCGGACCGGCGCTTGGTCAGCACGGCGTCAACATCATGGAATTCTGCAAGGCGTTCAACGCCAAGACCCAGGCGGACGAAGGTACCATTACCCCGGTCGTCATCACGGTCTACGCCGACCGTTCCTTCACGTTCATCACCAAGACGCCTCCGGTTCCCGTCCTGATCAAGAAGGCGCTGGGCATTGCGAGCGGCTCCGCCGTTCCCAACAAGACCAAGGTCGGCAAACTGACCAAGGCGCAGGTCGAAGAGATCGCCAAGAAGAAGATGCCGGACCTCAACGCCGCTTCCGTGGAAGCCGCCATGAGAACCGTTGAAGGGACTGCCCGCTCCATGGGCGTCGATATCGTCTAGTCACGGGTTTATATATTCAAAAGAACCAGAGAGAGGTTGTATCATGTCGAAGAGCGCGAAAAAGCATACGGCGGCGATGTCTCAGATAGACAGAACCAAGGTGTATCCCCTTGGGGCCGCCCTTGATGTTGTCAAGCAGACCGCCTATGCCAAATTTGACGAAACCGTCGATGTCGCCGTGAAGCTGGGCGTTGACCCGCGCCATGCCGATCAGATGGTCCGTGGGGCGGTTGTGCTGCCCAATGGCCTGGGCAAGAACGTGCGTGTCCTGGTGTTTGCCAAGGGTGAGAAGGAAAAGGAAGCCCTTGACGCCGGTGCAGACTACGTCGGTTCCGACGACCTGGTGGCAAAGATCCAGGGTGGCTGGTTCGAGTTCGATACCGCCATTGCCACGCCGGACATGATGGGTGTGGTCGGCAAGATCGGCAAGCTGCTCGGTCCCCGCGGTCTGATGCCGAACCCCAAGGTCGGCACCGTCACGTTCGAGATCGGGAAAGCGGTTAAAGAGTGCAAGGCC is a window of Geobacter sp. FeAm09 DNA encoding:
- the nrdR gene encoding transcriptional regulator NrdR, which gives rise to MKCPFCNHPDSKVVDSRPDKGGATIRRRRECEGCAKRFTTHERIEEMLPLVCKKDGRREPFDRMKIVSGIKKACEKRPISIDEIERLVDRLESRIQESSEREISTTAIGEWLMKELHGMDEVAYVRFASVYRSFRDIGEFMQELQELLKK
- a CDS encoding cytidine/deoxycytidylate deaminase family protein; this translates as MPRPSWDQYFMDITRLVATRSTCLRRQVGAILVKDRNILATGYNGVPSGISHCDATGCLRERLRVPSGERHELCRGLHAEQNAIIQAARHGTNIDGATLYCTTMPCIICTKMIINAGIRAIIYGEGYADELAREMTTESGIDVIQFIGDTGGS
- the rpoH gene encoding RNA polymerase sigma factor RpoH is translated as MVTRLPVVADSLTLYLSEIRRFPILSEDEEHRFAVKFFEEKDLEAAHSLITANLRFVVKVASEYRHYGMKMLDLIQEGNIGLMMAVRKFNPYKGIRLISYAVWWIRAYIQNHIVSAWSLLKIGTTQAQRKLFFKLREAKDAIRRLGNGEDDLHATALSLNVSDQEVVEMEQRLHGEASLDAEIPGGDGFTLLENLADDRQNQEEALSEFQESRQLHQQVAQVVAGLNEKERFIVEKRISAEEPLTLQEIATHFSISRERVRQIEEGALKKMKIALTPLLSAA
- the tuf gene encoding elongation factor Tu; translated protein: MAKAKFERNKPHVNIGTIGHVDHGKTTLTAAITKVLAGKGQAEFKAFDQIDNAPEERERGITIATAHVEYETDKRHYAHVDCPGHADYVKNMITGAAQMDGAILVVSAADGPMPQTREHILLARQVGVPYIVVFLNKADMVDDAELLELVELEIRELLSSYDFPGDDIPIIKGSALQALNGEKGELAEPAIIALMDAVDAYIPDPERAIDKPFLMPVEDVFSISGRGTVATGRVERGIVKVGEEVEIVGIKATAKTTVTGVEMFRKLLDEGRAGDNIGALLRGVKREDIERGQVLAKPGSITPHTKFKAEAYVLTKEEGGRHTPFFNGYRPQFYFRTTDVTGVAELPAGIEMVMPGDNVAMTVKLITPIAMDEGLRFAIREGGRTVGAGVVSSIIE
- the rpmG gene encoding 50S ribosomal protein L33, translated to MRDIITLSCTECKQKNYTTTKNKRTKPEKLEFSKYCRFCRKHTPHKESK
- the secE gene encoding preprotein translocase subunit SecE, producing MQNVKTFLESVKIELGKVTWPTRKETVATTGVVVVIIFLISIYLGACDIVLAKLMRLILG
- the nusG gene encoding transcription termination/antitermination protein NusG; this encodes MSKKWYGVHTYSGFENKVRLNLNERIKNEGVEEFFEEILIPSETVVELKKGEKKTSSRKFFPGYILVKMELTDETWHIVKETAKVTGFVGGNTPFPISDEEVNKISRRMEEGAEKPRPKVQFEVGETVRVVDGPFLNFSGIVEDVKPDKGKLRVTVTIFGRATPVELEFMQVEKN
- the rplK gene encoding 50S ribosomal protein L11, with translation MAKKITGYIKLQVPAGKANPSPPIGPALGQHGVNIMEFCKAFNAKTQADEGTITPVVITVYADRSFTFITKTPPVPVLIKKALGIASGSAVPNKTKVGKLTKAQVEEIAKKKMPDLNAASVEAAMRTVEGTARSMGVDIV
- the rplA gene encoding 50S ribosomal protein L1 is translated as MSKSAKKHTAAMSQIDRTKVYPLGAALDVVKQTAYAKFDETVDVAVKLGVDPRHADQMVRGAVVLPNGLGKNVRVLVFAKGEKEKEALDAGADYVGSDDLVAKIQGGWFEFDTAIATPDMMGVVGKIGKLLGPRGLMPNPKVGTVTFEIGKAVKECKAGKVEFRVEKAGIVHAPVGKVSFDAESLKGNVLALVEALVKAKPSAAKGTYIKKISLSSTMGAGINLDISEVTAQI